In Phycisphaerae bacterium RAS1, the genomic window GCCAGCGCGTAAGAACCGTTGCCGGCGTAGTCGAGATAGCAGTAGATCTTCTTGCCCGACGCGCGGAAGGCCTTCAGCGCCGCCGAGACTTCCTCGATCTGTGCGAAGGACAGCATCGGCGATTCGACGATCATGACGATGGCGGCAATGTCCTTGTCGCCGGCGGCCTTGTGGATGTTTGAGACGCACTTGTGCAGCGTCTGGGCCTTCTCGCCGCCGAAGAGCACGGAGAAGTCCATCTCGCCGCGCGGGGCTTCGAGCAGCGGACCGTCGAAGCGCAGCCGCAGCACTTTCTTCTCGGCCAGTGCGAGCTGCGGCAAAGCGGCCAGCACGCCCGCGAACACGACCCAGCGGAAGGACCTGGAACGGCCGACTCTCATCACTACGTCCTCCAATCCCATTCAACTCCACCGTTCGCACGGAGCCGACCGGTCGGCCCTGCGGCGACGCGGGCGCCAGCGCCGCATCGCGTGGGCATTATAGATGGCGCGGTATCCGTATCTGTCGGAAGGGTGTCGGAAATTGTGCTGGAGTCTGAGTGATGCGTGATGAACAATTAAGAAAGTCTGTCTCAGAATGGGCGCCACGTGGGGTGCCACGGGCAGCTCGCTGCCCGTGCAGCACTGGCGGACAAGCCGCCAGTGGCACCCGCCACTGGCACCCGCCAGCGGTCGCGTCGGCGAGGTGTTGCGAGCTACAGCGTCGCCGGGAGCAGCATGGCGACAACATCCTCTGACGCGGCGCGGACCTTGACCGGTTTGGCCGGCACGCCCACGACCGTGGCCAGCGCCGGGACGTCTTCCACCACCACCGCGCCCGCGCCGATGATCGCCTCGCAGCCCACCGTGACCTTCGGCACGATCGTAGCCCCGATCCCGATGAACGCGCCCGGCTCGATCTTCACCCGGCCGGCAATCCGTACCCCAGGACAGATATGCGTTCCCTCGCCAATCATCGTCTGGTGATCGACGATGCAGCCCGTATTCAGAATCACGGAGTCGCCGATCTGGCAGTTCGCACAGACAACGGCCCCCGCCGCCACCACCACGTTTCGCCCGACCGTCACGTTATGCGCGAGCGTTGCGAATGGATGCACCGCGTTGATCAGCTCCAGCCCGGTCACCGCAATGCGCCGCGCCAGGCCGCGCCGCGTGCCGTTGTCGCCGATCGCGATCAGTACGCCGTTGATCCCGTGCTTTCGCGCGACCGCTTCAGCGTCGTCGATTCCGCCCAGCACGGGCAGTCCGTCGACGCGCCGCCCGTGCAGATCGGCGTTGTTGTCGAGGAAGCCCATGACGTCATGCTCGCCGGCCGCCAGCAATATGTCGTAAACCACGCGCCCGTGCCCGCCGCAGCCGAGAATGACCACTTGCTTGCGGCGCGAGCCGGCTCGCTTGTCGATCGTCGTCATAGCGTCACTATCGACGGGTGGCGCGCTCAAGCCGCTGCGATCAGAGCCGCGCGCGTAAGCCAGCGGTATGCGGCGGTCCGCTCCTTGACGGTCGCGGCTCTGATACACGCTTTCGGGGATCGGAACCGCGCACGCTCGATCGCGTCACAAGCACGTGGTGATTGGTTGCCGATAACTGTGGCTGTCGGTCGAAGATCAATGAAGGTTCGAACCCATGATCCGATACAACGTAAGTTCGGTAACGGGCGCACCATCGGCCGGGTCGAGGCGCGTCCCGTCCCGGTTTGACAGTCTTCGGCGTCGGTCGTTACATTCCGCAGTTGGCGCAATAGTCGCTGCTGCGGGATGTTACGTTCGATTCCGCCGCGGCTGTCCGGTGGGTAGGACCGCGT contains:
- the epsM_2 gene encoding putative acetyltransferase EpsM; this encodes MTTIDKRAGSRRKQVVILGCGGHGRVVYDILLAAGEHDVMGFLDNNADLHGRRVDGLPVLGGIDDAEAVARKHGINGVLIAIGDNGTRRGLARRIAVTGLELINAVHPFATLAHNVTVGRNVVVAAGAVVCANCQIGDSVILNTGCIVDHQTMIGEGTHICPGVRIAGRVKIEPGAFIGIGATIVPKVTVGCEAIIGAGAVVVEDVPALATVVGVPAKPVKVRAASEDVVAMLLPATL